TCCTCCTGtggggtgcaggcagcagctgaagcccttcAGGTAAGCACTGAACAGAATTCCACCTGCTCTGCTCATGGAAACAAGGTCCCAGTGCTGCTTCCAGAATGGATCCCTTCAGAGCTCCCAGGCAGCTTTGTGAGGGTGCTCAGTGCTGCCCCATCCTATCAGAAGCCCACCAGCAGCCAAAGTTTAGTGGCTGACACAGAACAGCTACTTGATTTCTGCAACTTTGACATGTTTGATAGAATTGATGAGAACTGAGGGCATCTCACTTACCACAATGATAGCTATTCTTCCTCCTACATCTCCAACAACTGTGATGGGTGGTTTTTCCTTGGGAATCAGCACTGATTAATGGCAGATGTTTTCAGAGGGgtagaaagaagaaagaaaagaagaagtttatataatttatttgaaCTATGGAAATGTCTGATGGGTCACCACTATTAGAGACATGAAGCAGCAACTATTTCAACACCACTACTGAATGAAAACCAGCAGGATTCTaacagataaatattttttaaacttaattaaaatattaactatATTCATTTATACCTGAATTCTTTACCAATTCAATTAACTCTTaatttcagcacagaaacagagtGGCTTACAGACACAACCAGTTCAGTCACCCATTGACACCCACGCTGGGTTTATGCCCTGCAGTTCTGGTGGTGCAGCTGTGGGTCACATCCACACTCAAGCAACAAGGAATCTATAGTATTTGCAGGGAACCCCCAACGAGAGGGAGAGAAATGCTGTATTTGATTTTATTAGAAGgccaattaattattttattatactattttattctatattatattacattatatctaaactgaatctgctaAGCACTTAACTTTGCACATAACTGCACAGAACTTGTGACTGTCAGCcaacagtcccaacacacacacacacacacacacacacacacacacacacacaccactcttggccctgataggccaaggaaataaaacaccatcactttgggtaaacaatttctatattgcattctacttttgcacaaacacaggcacagcaaatgataagaattatttttcctttctctgaggttcagagaatatgaaacccagaaatattcctggGAAGAATagtgccttgcttttctctgtgaggagaaatgtggTGACAGGAACCATCTTCTCCCCACTatgaaagatgatttttttttcccctctgtgaaGAACCACTCCTTTTAGCCAATCCACCCGTGCCATACCCAATCCCTAAACCCACAAAAGCACCAGGTAACACCTTCCCCCCACACTTACTTACTGGGGATCTCCAGGCTGGGGTGGATGGCAGCCACGTATTTGGCTGTGGGAGGGGAGTGCCGCCCGTCCACCATGTCCGACTCGGCGTCCTGAGCTTCCCCGTGGATCACCGCGATCCCCAACCGCAAGCGCTCGGCAAACGactgggccctgcagggaaagggtTAAAAATTCCAGGGAAAGGTTACATTTCAAATAACCCACCTGTGTACAACCCTaacttgtttttcattttattgctaATGTTTCAGAGGGAAGTCAAACAATCTTAAAATTTTAGGAGAATTCATAGAGAAATCGGTTGCCCCTCAGGATCTTTTTTTATCAGGTTTGTAAAAGTCAGAGTAAGGGCCCATATGGGCCTTAAAGCAACAGGATGAATGCTGCAAGTCCCAAAATGCTGACTGCTCCCTTCTGCTTTGCCCAAGAGCCAAAATAACACTTCCCAGCCTTCAGGGATCCCATGCTTTAGCAGGACACATCCAACAGTAACCAAGAACAGCCCTGATGTCTGGATTGTCTGCatttaatagggaaaaaaatactcctttaaaaagagaaaataagtgTTCACCTATTTATTTAGTAGTAAATAAAGCCAATATCCCTGACCTGCTGACACATAACCTGAGATACCCTATGGAAAAGGGGATCCAGATGATCATTCTGCCTGACAAACCACACTTGGGAGTTGAACAGCTTGGATTTTTTAATTAGCTGACATGAAGTTCCTTCACACTGCAGTATTTCTTCAACtaaaatgagaaatttctgTAAAGAAGTGTAAGGTTAGTTGGGGgagtgggaaaagcagagagtCAGGAAAATAGGATTTTGCATCCCAGATACTGGAAGCAGCAAATACCAATTAGCACATCATGCCACCTTACCTTGCACACCCAAGGTTTGGGATCCTGCCTAAGCACCCATCCAAGTCTCCTGTGGTCCAAGCAAGCCCAGCAAATCCAGAGTGATTCACTCTGCTCTAACATCAGCACCTCAGAGCAGTGCCTGAATCACCTGCTCTGTCCTTAAGCCTTACTTCACTATCCAAACAATACAAAGTCCAGACAATAATTTGCCCATTGTGATACGCAgctaattaaaaatgaagactCTTCCACCCTGTGGTTATCATACAGTTGCAATATTTTTGCAAGTAGTTAATTACAGGTAATTATTATTACAAACAATAACAGTTATGACTTAGCAGGAATAATCATATCAATAAAACTCTATTAATTACCTTAAAATGCAGTATTAAACTGAATAAAGTTCAGAGTAACAGCCAAATGATTTATTAATTTCCCAGTGAGCTCAGAAACCACAGAGACATTCTGAACTTCAACACACAAGGGTTCTTTTTCACAAGCAGGCATTCATCAAAAGTCTTTTCCTAGATTGTTTTCAGCCTGGATTAAGCTGAACCATCCAATTATCCCTCTCCCAATGCAATGTAACTCTTCACATACTGTCCTTAAATACTCATAGGAGCATGTGAAGAAGCTAAACAATACATCCTGGGATCCTCTCCTGCACAAATCACTGCATGATGTGCAACTCATCTGTCTATTTGCTGGCATTGACAATTACTGGATAAGCATTAAAATGCTGCAACAAACCCTTGCCTCCACCCAAGAGGCAACACTGACACcgtggaaaatggaaaagaaacaaatgtaaAGGTACCTggccaaaacaaaagaaatcacaaaaagtactgctggagaaaaaagatgacaaaaggTGGTTTGTTACAGAAAATAGGGAAAACACAGAGTATCAGAATTCATTGGCATGGAAGTCCAAATATCTTTTCAACAAACTCTTGGTTTGTCACCACAGCAAATACAGCCTCTCTTAAACCATCATCCAGCtcttgcagcagctgctgacagcgCTGTAATTCCACAGGTTAGGAACAGTCAACTAAAAGCTTCATGGATTAAGAACAGTCATTCAACCACCAGAGACTTGACAATCACAATCATCTCAAACAGCAAACCCAGATTCACCATCTGTGTTCAGGATCTGATCAGCCATGCTCTTGGTTATGCCCACATTAATAAACTCATCTGGATTAATGGCATTACacttccagccactcttcctcATTTACAGCAGATTTATAATGTAAATGCACACAAATATAACATGATTAAAAATCTTAATCATAAGCACTGCACTGATTTACCACAtccttttgttttggttttttttttttttactctcctTAGATTTATTAGGATTACAGCAATGATGTAAAAACTACACAGCTGACAGAGGAGAATAGGGAGGGGTGTGAAGGCTTCATCTTCTAATTATGGAATATTTGTCCTTCACTTGATCCTAAGAACAAAATCCCGACAGAGATTTGCTGCTCTAAGGCAGAGAGCAGATCTTACCCACCTCTTTGCAGATGCAGGAGATTTGGCCACAATTACAGCATTCCTGTAGTCTGGTATCTGTAGTAAATAACAGATAGCAATGTCCACTTCATATCTTTAGACAAATTTAAACTCAGTAAGAATCAGAGAACTTTATTTTGCCAGAATTTTAAGCATTGAACATTTTAACTAAGAAAGCAACCTCAAGAATCCATGGTACATGATCAGGCTTGGCAGCTCAGTAAAAACACATATAGAAAATTCAGGTATTAACTTCAAACTGTACCTTTCATAAACTCCATTTTACAGTACAGatgacagaaaaataactgcTTTAGGACATCAGCATTACACCCACAAGTGTTAAAAGAAACAGGAAACCATCAAAATTCAAGTTTCCTGTTCAACCTAAATTGTCTTTCATGACTAAAAACCAGCATTTTACAACTTCCTATTGTCTTATAGAGTACCCCAAGAAACATCACATGGCtacatcacatcacatcacatcacatcacatcacatcacatcacatcacatctCATCACACTGACTCTCTCTCTGGACCATGGGAAGGGATAAAACTTCCACAGTCCTGCACTGATGCTGGAGGCTCAGTCTCACAGCACTGCAAACTCTCaccaggggatgctgctgaAATGCTGACAGCACCAGAGGGATGAGGCCAGCAGTCTGGGTTTCCCTCTGATGTCTGACAGCCTCCACAAGCACAGTCTGCTCCTCACtttgctgcccctgccccatcTCATATGGTTTTTCACTCCAGACTCCTGATCCCCATTTTAGTCCCCATCTCTCAAGTTTCTTATCCTCATCTCCATTTTCCCTGCAAACAGTGACTCCACATCGGATTCATTGGTTTGTAACTTCCCAAGCATTCCACATCCACACTTCCAGCTCTCTTTTCCAACAGCAACTCCAAGTGCACTTCCTCTGGTATCCCATTTTACCCAGACTCCCTGCAAActcagccttttccttccctgtgctgccctgggatgATCCATCTCTATGGAGAGCAGCTTAGAGAGCCTGTCTGTCCTTCTAGCCAAAAACCACAGTCCTGAGCCAAGCAAAGTCCTCCAGAGCAGGTCCAGTCCTCAGCATCCCAGTGTAAGGGATGGAAGACTCTTCACTAAATACCTGCAAATTGATCTGTTAGGGATGGAATTCACAGATTTGTGGGGATGACACCCTGTCATGCAGTTCACTGCTTTGTCAGATACCAAACACCCATTCCAGAGCACAGAAATACTTGGGGTTTCTGCCAACACAGGCAAAGTAAGTTCTTCCACAATCTGACCCACAATATACAAACTGCACTGGCTGATTATTGCCAAGAGCTCCACCTGAAGTAGGCatgggaaagaaataataagTTCTGAATTTGGGCAAGGATTCAACCAACAGAAAGTAAGAATTTTTTTGAGGACGTCAGGCAACATTAATAATCCACAATGTTGGTAACTCCACCTATAAACTGGGAATTCAGCATGTTCTGTCCCTGACAAACACTGAGTTATACAAGAGGCTACAAAGATTAACATGATGGAAGGTATGGACAAGGCAGGGCCTGTCACTCAACATAATAAAGGCTTTGATCTAGTTCAGACACCATTGCCTCATTTTTCCTCTGCCAAATTAACAAATTTGTTCTCAGCTCTTCAAAAATGAAGTCAGAAATGTCATCCCAAAGACTGTGGGGTGTCAACATGTCCATGTAACAAAGGGCTGTGTCACTCTGGGATTAACACCTGCTAAAAGCAAAGAGAAGCCACCAAGTATCCAACATTTGCCAAGCACACCAAACTAAACACCCAACTATTTTATATCACAGGAATTTCACTGATTGCACTGTCTTCATCCCAGAACAGCAAGTGATTCCCTTCACATCTAGGCATAAATTTCCAACAGGAAACAACTACAAGCCCTCATTCTCCTAACTTTCAGTGAGATGTTTTTTAAGTGACTTTCATTCCTATCAAGCTGGACTCCATTTCATGCTCCTCAGTACATCCCATCACGAGCCCCAGAGCTTTCAAAGCTCTGGCAATCCCAGTGCAGGATACCCAGCAAGCTGTGGCCACCAGGAACTGGAGGTGAATACTAAATTCCCCGTGAGCAGCAATGGTTCAAAGTTTCAAGCACAGGTAAAAGATCTGGCTGGTGAAGGTACAGAGCCCATGTGATCAGATCCATGCAGTTCACTCTGCTTTTAGAAAATCCCCTCatggatgagcagagggatgaaGAACTGAAAGtatcttttaaaacttttctacAATACTTCAGATCTCTACAAATGGTCACTACTTTTTAGATTGCACAGCAGTGTCAGACTCAAAGCTGCAAAAATTCTGTGTAAACCACTGAAAGCTCAGGAATCAAAATGTGCTTCAAGACCAAATGAGGACCATGATCTTGTTATTGACCATAAACCACAGTTTCAAGCAACACATAAAGGCAAAACTTGtcttgtgtctgtgtgtttggttttccacttttgttattttttttttaagttaggAAGTGCTTACAATGTGCAATACTTCTTTCCTGGAACAGCAGGTGAATGACTGTGGCAAAGCCTGGAGTTTTGTTCTGCCATCCTCTTTGACTCTATTACCAAATGAAACTATAATGAGGAACTCAAATAGATTTTAATACTGTCATAACAAAATCatgttggtttgggtttctttaagggggtggggtggggtgtgttttgttttttaaattgaggCATTCCTAgctttataaaaagaaatagctTGGATTCAGAAGCAAGAGTGAGCTAAACCCTTTCTCTCATCAGGAAGAAAGCATTTGCTTTATTCCAAATTACCATTAGTCAGAGGCTTAACGTGCATCTTATACCTACAATTATCATTTGCACATTTTGTACAGGCCAATCTACCAGTAGCACTTCTCAAAACCCTTATAAAAAGAAGATGGAGAAAGGGAGGCACAGAACATCCCAAGTTAAGCTCCTCAAGTCAAGGCACGCAGTCTGAACTAACAGTGAGCGAGATTTCCACCCACCAGCCTGACTTTCAGAGCACCACCAACAGCCTCTCTCATAGTTTACAACTTCCAAAGTGTTTCTTATTATGTGATTTAAATTGATGCCAACACAAGCAGCCCTTCCTATAAATGTCAAGGAAACtggaaatagaaaaggaagaggacattgagaacaagaaaatgctaatttttgTCAGTGTTAGGGGAATACATCTAAGAGAAaaaccagcactgctgcatgAGTAAGAAAACATCAGCTCTTCAAGAAAGCAAAAGTTAAATGTGGGGAAGAGAAGAACCAACAGTTCCCAACATCACTCCCTGCCCCAACACGACCCTTCTCCCCTAAAAATTCAGTTTGAAGAGTTAATCTTTTCAGAGGGATTTGTTTCAGATGGCCTGAGACAcgacagaaaagaatgaaaaaacccaactgtAATAACAGGCCTTCCTCACCTCTTCTTGGATGTACTGGAGTAAAAATGGAGATGCTCTCAAATTATCAACTGGAATATTGAAGAACCCCTGAATTTCCTTCTGATGTAGATCCATGGTAATAAGATGAGTTagtcctttaaaataaaatagtgagACAAACAGAGAAGCACATTAAGAAGAGAGAACAGacactttctttttctaagtTTCATTGCAGCTTGTTCAGAAAATCTCTAAGCTGCCTGAGAACACTGAGTGAAAATAcacaataaattaattttagtcCCTCTTAAGCACACTGGCATTAATGTGTTTTGAGGCTTCCAGagtgacttttaaaaaagaaccTCAGAACACTGCACATAACTGACTCTGCAGTGCCACACTGAGGCAGGCAAGATCCTTCTCCACTGGACACAGGACAAAATGGAAGCATTGATTTGTCCTGTGCCACACAGCAAGATCCTGGCACGCTCATTAGTTCTGAACTCCTGAAAAATGGGCCAAGCTCCTAATCAAAAACCACTTCTCCCAAAATAACAGCCCAGATCCCACAGTTTGTTATAACTGCCTGCTttttcccagggatgggagTGAAAGGAAAGAAGTAGAAAATGTGTTGAAGGCTgtgaaaatgaataatttcattCTCCCACATGGTCTCAGATGTAAAGGACAAAGTGCATTCATCCAACAAGTAAAAAACAAGATAGAAATGACAAGGCACAACTGTTCCAGACTGCAGGAAAGGCAAAGGATGCTTTTATGAGAGGTGGATACCACAGCccaaagcagctcagcacagcagacTCATTCTGCCAGCTCAGTACAACTCGAGGTAAAATGGTTGTATCAAATTTGGGCTTTTTATGAACTCATAATTTAGAAACATGTCTAATTACATTCTCCTTTTTACTACGTAGGTTTTAAACACATGAAAAGCTTGgcagttatttttaaacaggGTCCAAACTTGTGTACAGATCTCTCTAAACCTGGAAGCTGACAGCAGGAGCCCCCCTCGCTGTGATTATTTAAGGACAGCCACATTCTCACCAGCTTTGCACATCATCGAGGCCAGCAATTTGGAGACAATGGAGCCCCTTTTCCTCATCTTGCACTGTTTGCTGTAGGGGAAGTAAGGAACGACTCCAATAATGCTTTTGGCACAGGAGGTTTTACATGCATACACCATGATCAGGAGCTCCATGATCGTGGTATTCACATCCCTGCAACGAGAAACATCTGCTCCTGTAGCTGCTGCATCAAAATCCTGAATTCACAACAGGATTCCCACCCAGCAGACATAGAGAGGGCATATTTTTAGTGAACTGGTCATCAGCTAAGATCTACATTTCtgctgccattaaaaaaaaaaaaaaagtcttagcATTTGTAAAGTTCTTTTCacataaaattaaagaatttctGAATCACAGGACACATTGCCCAGGAAACATTCCTCCTACATCTTAACTTTGTGATGGTGCTAGAGACAGGGAGCTGAGAAGAATTTAAAAGAGATTGACATAAGTAAAAGAATACACTTAGGGAAGGAATGCAGAGACCTGGGGGAAGGTTTTATTGCTATAGtcactaaaaattaaaattgcagaAGCTACCTTATGCCAAAGCTGCCTTTGTGTACatataaaaaacccaacaaaaccaataCCCAAAACTCTCCACAAGCCTCTACCTAGTTAATATCAGCTTATTACACTGCatcacaaacaaaaaaggtgattaaaaatgaaaagagaagcaTTGCTATGGACAGCCCAGATCAAATGCCAGCACAGGGCCTTTAAACAGTTACTCACTTGGAAACTGTTTGGATGATAAATACATCCTTTCCTCTCACAGACTCCTGAATCTGCACTCGTGTTTCTGCCAAGAAGAGAAAGATGTAATATTTGCAAGAGCAAATCTCTTGTTAGAGTCTAAGAAAAGGGGAACCAGTACATTCAAATCAGGTTGCATTTCCAGTTTTGTTAATTAAATGCTCACCTCTGTTTGGCTCTTGATAAACCTGAACCTTCCCCATCTCAACTCCCAAGCGCCTGCAGGAACAGAAATAAGAAGAAGTGAGTAAGGGGAGAGGAAGGGCAAATCCAATGTAAATCCCATATAATGCAAGAGTCACTGAAAAGTCTGCATTCTGGGGGAGAAaaccaaggaaagaaaaatcccaaaccataAAACCAGGAATTACAGTGAACACCTCTTTAAAAAGCACCAACAATTTCCAAAAGCTGCACTGCAGACTATGCTAAACTTATTTTCCAGCCAAGCTCAGaacaagcagcaggaaaaaaaatgctgctgtaaaaatgtaacattttgtaatttttaatatatttcttgccctatatatatatatatatatgcacacacacatgtggCAATATACATGTGCACAACActtaaaaatactgcttttaaatCACTCTTATCTATAGAAAAAATTCAATGCAGAGTGAAGAGGAAAGAGTAGCAAGCACTATTTTATGGATAATGGAAGGATAATATCTGCTGTATTTATTCCTTGTCAGCATTAGCTACACCCCATCACTACAAAGAGACCAGAGTATGCTCTGCACTCAGGCCCAAATTCTTTCTACACATAACCTGAGTTCCTCTGcactcccctttcccctcctaGCACACCTAACTTTGGGTAAATAAGCCTCTGGAAGAAATCAATCTTGTCTAATATTCCCAGTAATGTCAGGCATCCTAATTAGCACAGTAAAAATGTACTTAAGTCCTAAAAGTTCTGCTACAGATCTGCATGGATTGAAGCTGAAGAAATGTTCCCATCCAAAATAtacagagagcaggagggattTAGCTGTCCTGCCTAAAAATACCCCACTACAAGGAGTGAAAACTTCTGCCATGATGATTTATCACTATGCAAACATTAATTATCCCACGTGTTCCCTATGAAATGCTGCAGCCAGTCACAGCCTGCCACGGAACAATTCAAACACAAATTACTCTCTCTGTTATTGAGCTGTTGAAATATCCTCTCCTATAGAGCAAACTCCATATTCTTGCAAATCATAGCAGTTTTCCCTTGTAACTTTCCttaaataggaggaaaaaaagtgtcCAGTAAAACAAATCCCATCAGAATACCCCAAAAGATGGGAAGATTCCCTGCAGACTTTACTCACTCAGCAATCCTCTTGGACAGCTCCATGCATGAGGAATTGGAATTAGCTGAGAACAGCACCAGCCCACCCTTGGTGATATTCATGATGGCCCCAATTTCAGTGGATGGCACACAAAACATCAACCCTAAGTTCTTTTGCCGCTTCTGAAAGACTGCAAGAGATCAAAAGTCATTTAAATCcatgttaaaaacaaacaaaacaagacagacagacagacatttGCTCTGTTTACAAAGTGCAGTCTCCCAGAACCCTGGATATTCCAGCATCCTTAAAATCTGTTATCCCCACTTTCACAGCTGCCATAGAGCTCTCCAAAGATCCCCCAAGACAACGTTCTTGCAccatttttttgtcctttttaacTGTTTTCCTCAGGCTATCATCCAGTAACACTGATACTTTTTTTCCATCGCCTTGTCCAGTTCATTTTCCAGAACTGAGCAACGTTTATTGACTTTGCCAAAATCACAAAGACAGTCTGGGGTGGAATTGAGCTAAAAGAGCTCCTGGGCCCTGGCTAGAAGAGTTTATTTCCAAAGCTGAATCTCTTCCCAGTACTTTTGCAGTTATAAACTTACAAATAAGGATGAAAGGTAAGGAAGAATTCAATAAAGCTGGCAGCTGTAAATAATGACCTCTTGCACAGCAAATCCACTTGCTGAAGCAGCTGTTGTCATGCTTTGACAGCAATATTTCTCCTgtgaaaacaggagaaaaataacagGAGGAAATCAGtataatttggtttttatttcaaataaaggCACAAACCACTAATCTCACCAAGGACTTGATGGGATTCcatgtttttattattctttgtaaatcaCATTTTTGTGGTTACTTCTACTATAAAATTTTAgtcaaataaaaagaaaaaaaaaaaaagatcccaTTGACCAGCAGACCTGGATAGAGGGAGGCAGCATTCATCTAAAAATCCTGCTGCACTTCACCTCTGCTGCATAAATAATCCAATCCTTCATCATCCATTTCAGCATTATGTAGGAGACTGGAAATATTAAATATGAGCGGCATgatttaaaccaaaataaacagaagtTACAGCTAAATCAGTAAGTTCTTTCCTGGTAAACATCTCCCTGCTGAGAAACAGAATTATCTCATTGTCACACCTAATTGGTTAGAAAAAGCTGATGATGTATCAACTATTAAGTActccaaaacaacaacaaagagcTTTGTATTTACAGGAACAGCTGGCTAGGTCCGTAATGAAACTCGTTCACACCTTCTTTACAACCAGACAATCTGGCTCAGTTTAACTCTGTCACAGGAACCCGATTCACTCTTGTGAAGAGCCAAAGTCAAGTCAGGAACTTCCTAACAACAAATCTGCTGGTGccaaggctgagctgtgctcagctgccaTGAATGAAAACCTGCCCATCATCAGAACTGTGCACAGAGCGACAGCTTCGGCGCCCAGCACGTCTGAATGTTTCACTGCACTAAAAGCAGAGGGGCCCCCAAAGCAAGACCTGTATCCCTCTCAAATTaaacatctaaaaaaaaaaacccatttcttAGCTGgtgtttctctgctctgctgctcattCACTCTCTGCAACTCCCAGCTGTCAACTAATGGCCATCACCCATCAAATATTCATGATGGTGTTCAAGATCCATCTCAGCTCCACCAGAGGGAAGAACCTGAAATGCTTTTAGGTATAACAGCACCTGAGAGCACCCTGCTTGTGTGCCTGGATGGGAAGAGTGGAGGCAACCTTCTGTGTTACTAAAAGCATTCCCAGAGCGTTCAGAAGGGGGATTTTTATCCAGTTGTGTGTCTTCTTTGTTCCATAGATTAGGGAAATGGGGA
Above is a window of Molothrus ater isolate BHLD 08-10-18 breed brown headed cowbird chromosome 16, BPBGC_Mater_1.1, whole genome shotgun sequence DNA encoding:
- the PRPSAP2 gene encoding phosphoribosyl pyrophosphate synthase-associated protein 2, whose protein sequence is MFCVPSTEIGAIMNITKGGLVLFSANSNSSCMELSKRIAERLGVEMGKVQVYQEPNRETRVQIQESVRGKDVFIIQTVSKDVNTTIMELLIMVYACKTSCAKSIIGVVPYFPYSKQCKMRKRGSIVSKLLASMMCKAGLTHLITMDLHQKEIQGFFNIPVDNLRASPFLLQYIQEEIPDYRNAVIVAKSPASAKRAQSFAERLRLGIAVIHGEAQDAESDMVDGRHSPPTAKYVAAIHPSLEIPMLIPKEKPPITVVGDVGGRIAIIVDDIIDDVDTFLAAAETLKERGAYKIFVMATHGLLSSDAPRLIEESAIDEVVVTNTIPHEIQKLQCPKIKTVDISMILSEAIRRIHNGESMSYLFRNIGVDD